One window from the genome of Spiractinospora alimapuensis encodes:
- a CDS encoding D-alanine--D-alanine ligase family protein — translation MSEQRKPRVAVVFGGRSSEHAISCVTAGSVLSAIDQERYDVVPVGITRSGSWVLASGDTESLAIKEGRLPEVDDTGNALALPFDAESAGLVQLTPGQVPTEVGEVDVVLPLLHGPFGEDGTIQGLLELTGTRYAGAGVFASAAGMDKVFMKVLLQGQGFEVGPYVQVPDRRWRLERKRVLDDIEQLRGPVFVKPARAGSSVGISRVDDSGDVEAVTAAIEAAREHDPKVLVEEGISGREIECGVLESLDGGFPDASVPAEIHMDTNHAFYDFEAKYLAASELGIPADLPTDVTQEIRRLAAEAFDALGCEGLARVDFFYADDGRILVNELNTMPGFTPSSAFPRMWAATGVDYPALVDRILRTALNRKVGLR, via the coding sequence GTGAGCGAGCAGAGGAAGCCGCGCGTCGCGGTCGTGTTCGGTGGACGCAGTTCCGAACACGCCATCTCCTGCGTGACGGCGGGGAGCGTCCTCTCCGCGATCGACCAGGAGCGCTACGACGTGGTTCCCGTCGGGATCACCCGCTCCGGTAGCTGGGTCCTCGCCTCCGGCGACACCGAGAGCCTCGCGATCAAGGAGGGGCGGCTCCCCGAGGTCGACGACACCGGCAACGCGCTCGCCCTGCCCTTCGACGCGGAGTCCGCCGGGCTGGTGCAGCTCACCCCGGGACAGGTCCCCACTGAGGTCGGCGAGGTCGACGTCGTTCTTCCCCTGCTTCACGGCCCCTTTGGCGAGGACGGCACCATCCAGGGCCTCCTCGAACTCACCGGAACCCGCTACGCAGGGGCCGGTGTCTTCGCCAGCGCCGCCGGCATGGACAAGGTGTTCATGAAGGTGCTGCTGCAGGGGCAGGGCTTCGAGGTCGGCCCCTACGTGCAGGTCCCCGACCGTCGCTGGCGTCTGGAGCGCAAACGCGTCCTCGACGACATCGAGCAGTTGCGCGGCCCCGTCTTCGTCAAGCCCGCGCGCGCCGGCTCCAGTGTCGGCATCAGCCGGGTCGACGACAGCGGCGACGTCGAGGCCGTGACCGCCGCGATCGAGGCCGCCCGCGAACACGACCCGAAGGTGCTGGTCGAGGAAGGTATCTCCGGCCGGGAGATCGAGTGCGGCGTCCTGGAGTCCCTCGACGGTGGATTCCCCGACGCCTCGGTCCCCGCCGAGATCCACATGGACACCAACCACGCGTTCTACGACTTCGAGGCCAAGTACCTCGCGGCCAGCGAACTCGGGATCCCCGCCGACCTGCCCACCGACGTCACCCAGGAGATCCGCAGACTCGCCGCGGAGGCCTTCGACGCCCTCGGCTGCGAGGGGCTCGCCCGCGTGGACTTCTTCTACGCCGACGACGGCCGGATCCTGGTCAACGAGCTCAACACGATGCCCGGATTCACGCCCTCCTCGGCCTTCCCCCGGATGTGGGCGGCCACCGGTGTGGACTACCCGGCGCTCGTCGACCGGATCCTGCGCACGGCCCTCAACCGCAAAGTCGGACTGCGCTAG
- a CDS encoding EI24 domain-containing protein, which produces MLRDFFSGVGALLRGATTILSRPRLFGLGLIPPLVTTVLYIAALVALAMNITNLVEALTPFADGWTAGWQNTVRIAAGVALFGGLVVLMVVAFTTITLALGSPIYDKIGEMVEEHEGTAPAEVEEPTTTAIARGIRQSLAIVLMGLVVTICVFAVGFVPLVGQVVATVASAVLGGWILALEMTGGAMERRGLLPLRARNRILRANKARVLGFSVPTFLLLAIPFVAVAVFPAASAGGTILARSITPDPTPAPGGTP; this is translated from the coding sequence ATGCTGCGCGACTTCTTCTCCGGCGTCGGTGCCCTCCTCCGCGGCGCCACCACGATTCTCAGCCGGCCCCGGTTGTTCGGGCTCGGGCTGATCCCTCCCCTGGTCACCACGGTGCTGTACATCGCCGCACTGGTAGCCCTGGCCATGAACATCACCAACCTCGTCGAGGCCCTCACCCCCTTCGCCGACGGATGGACGGCGGGCTGGCAGAACACGGTGCGCATCGCCGCGGGGGTGGCTCTGTTCGGCGGCCTCGTCGTCCTGATGGTCGTCGCCTTCACCACGATCACCCTCGCCCTCGGTTCGCCGATCTACGACAAGATCGGCGAGATGGTTGAGGAGCACGAGGGGACCGCCCCGGCCGAGGTGGAGGAACCGACCACGACCGCGATCGCGCGCGGGATCCGTCAGAGTCTCGCCATCGTGCTCATGGGCTTGGTGGTGACGATCTGCGTCTTCGCGGTCGGTTTCGTGCCACTGGTCGGTCAGGTGGTCGCGACTGTGGCCTCGGCCGTGCTCGGCGGCTGGATCCTCGCCCTGGAGATGACGGGTGGGGCGATGGAACGCCGGGGACTGCTGCCGCTGCGTGCCCGGAACAGGATCCTGCGCGCGAACAAGGCGCGGGTGTTGGGCTTCTCGGTGCCGACGTTCCTGCTACTGGCGATCCCCTTCGTCGCCGTCGCCGTGTTCCCGGCGGCGAGCGCGGGCGGCACGATCCTCGCCCGCTCCATCACGCCCGACCCCACTCCGGCACCGGGTGGGACGCCGTAA
- a CDS encoding HAD-IB family hydrolase, producing the protein MITPRTPLSHGHVLLTGATGLLGQAVLERLLSGHPDCRVSLVIRPQGDRSAEERFHTLLGNPVFERWREKIGPEEADRLAAKQVTVLAGDLANPPELPSDIDTVIHCASAVKFDSRIDEAFDTNVGGAVGLYEALHRAGATPHVVHVSTAYVGGLRKGITPERSLVHDVNWREERDAAHAARRSAEHASRSGGVLRGLLARARSEHGKAGPLAVTRATEDARQEWVDRRLVEQGRLRAQSLGWTDVYTFTKALAERAAEELWQGRGQSLSVVRPTIIESALRHPYPGWIDGFKVADPLILAYGRGYLTDFPAVADSVLDIIPVDFVTNAILAAAQQPPTTGEGRYFHIGSGASQPLAFHQMYRHVYEFFSREPLHQNGEAIRVPKWHLDGDGRVNRSMRNRDALVATADWALSRIPLTTRSRGWADQVHKLQRDLGRLRKLIDLYRPYVQSEIVFDDTKARELHFSIPERDRLDLGFDVTEIDWRHYLQEIHIPTIVEMNRPAMERARPARKAPRPLTGRDDALAVFDLEGTLLDWNLVEQYLWLSRALTPPARWPREIGSLAFALPSYLRTERRDRGEFIRMFTRRYEGLTVDQIRAQVRGAFGRAVRRRLLPAAVEQAKAHRAAGHRVVLVTGSIDVLVEPLAPLFDEVVAGRMHQDDGVLTGYLDAPPLVDEARGAWLTQYADRHGMDLTQSYGYGDSHADVGWLQHVGHPTVVNPDSKLYRHARRQKWAVVHWDRNGAGGKASSGES; encoded by the coding sequence ATGATCACACCGAGGACCCCTCTTTCGCACGGCCACGTTCTCCTGACCGGCGCCACCGGCCTGCTCGGCCAAGCGGTCCTGGAGCGGTTGCTGTCCGGGCACCCGGACTGTCGGGTCTCGCTGGTGATCCGGCCCCAGGGGGACCGGTCCGCCGAGGAACGCTTTCACACGCTGCTGGGCAACCCGGTGTTCGAGCGCTGGCGCGAGAAGATCGGCCCCGAGGAGGCTGATCGACTGGCGGCGAAGCAGGTCACGGTTCTCGCCGGGGATCTGGCGAACCCGCCGGAGCTGCCCTCCGACATCGACACCGTCATCCACTGCGCCTCCGCGGTGAAGTTCGACTCCCGGATCGACGAGGCCTTCGACACCAACGTCGGCGGAGCCGTAGGACTCTACGAGGCGCTGCACCGGGCGGGTGCGACCCCGCACGTCGTGCACGTGTCCACCGCCTACGTCGGCGGCCTGCGCAAGGGCATCACCCCCGAGCGCTCCCTGGTCCACGACGTGAACTGGCGCGAGGAGCGGGACGCGGCGCACGCCGCCCGCCGCAGCGCCGAACACGCGTCGCGCAGCGGCGGTGTCCTGCGCGGTTTGCTCGCACGCGCCCGCTCCGAACACGGCAAGGCCGGCCCGCTCGCCGTCACCCGCGCCACCGAGGACGCCCGCCAGGAGTGGGTGGACCGCCGCCTCGTCGAACAGGGCCGTCTCCGGGCCCAGAGCCTCGGGTGGACCGACGTCTACACATTCACCAAGGCCCTGGCCGAGCGTGCCGCCGAAGAACTCTGGCAGGGACGCGGCCAATCCCTGTCCGTCGTACGGCCCACGATCATCGAGAGCGCGCTGCGTCACCCCTATCCAGGGTGGATCGACGGGTTCAAGGTCGCCGACCCCCTCATCCTCGCCTACGGGCGCGGCTACCTCACCGACTTTCCCGCGGTCGCCGACAGCGTCCTGGACATCATCCCCGTCGACTTCGTCACCAACGCCATCCTCGCCGCCGCGCAGCAGCCCCCCACCACCGGAGAGGGCCGCTACTTCCACATCGGCTCCGGGGCGAGCCAGCCGTTGGCGTTCCACCAGATGTACCGCCACGTGTACGAGTTCTTCTCCCGGGAGCCGCTCCACCAGAACGGGGAGGCCATCCGCGTACCCAAGTGGCACCTGGACGGCGACGGCCGCGTGAACCGGTCCATGCGCAACCGCGACGCGCTCGTCGCGACCGCGGACTGGGCGCTCAGCCGCATCCCCCTCACCACCCGATCCCGGGGCTGGGCCGACCAGGTGCACAAGCTACAACGCGACCTCGGCCGCCTGCGCAAGCTGATCGACCTCTACCGGCCCTACGTCCAGTCGGAGATCGTCTTCGACGACACCAAGGCCCGGGAACTGCACTTCTCCATCCCAGAACGTGACCGCCTCGACCTCGGCTTCGACGTCACCGAGATCGACTGGCGCCACTACCTGCAGGAGATCCACATCCCGACCATCGTCGAGATGAACCGTCCGGCGATGGAGCGCGCGAGACCCGCCCGCAAGGCGCCGCGACCCCTGACCGGCCGGGACGACGCCCTCGCCGTCTTCGACCTCGAGGGAACCCTGCTGGACTGGAACCTGGTCGAGCAGTACCTGTGGCTCTCCCGCGCGTTGACCCCACCGGCCCGGTGGCCCCGCGAGATCGGCAGCCTCGCCTTCGCGCTCCCCTCCTACCTGCGCACCGAGCGGCGGGACCGTGGCGAGTTCATCCGGATGTTCACCCGCCGATACGAGGGCCTCACGGTCGACCAGATCCGCGCCCAGGTCCGCGGTGCCTTCGGCCGGGCCGTGCGTCGCCGCCTCCTCCCCGCCGCCGTCGAACAGGCCAAGGCTCACCGGGCGGCCGGGCACCGCGTCGTGCTGGTCACCGGATCCATCGACGTGCTCGTCGAGCCGCTCGCCCCGCTGTTCGACGAGGTCGTCGCCGGCCGCATGCACCAGGACGACGGCGTGCTCACCGGATACCTCGACGCGCCACCGCTCGTCGACGAGGCGCGGGGAGCGTGGCTCACCCAGTACGCGGACCGCCACGGCATGGACCTCACCCAGTCCTACGGCTACGGCGACAGTCACGCGGACGTCGGCTGGCTCCAACACGTCGGCCACCCCACCGTTGTCAATCCGGACAGCAAGCTGTACCGGCACGCGCGGCGGCAGAAGTGGGCCGTGGTCCACTGGGACCGGAACGGGGCGGGAGGGAAGGCCAGCTCGGGAGAGTCCTAG
- a CDS encoding ferritin-like domain-containing protein, protein MAFDIKRYTRTSASVQWQDLDFDDFIDNPLPEHTLRSLAYMCDVEYHTVCYLRDMLVTPSHKDDDVGAFMTMWNREEFWHGEALAAVLERHGISVDFDVVKAKRIKLGLKDRLDPVKQSLLGNIVGKDFITVHMAWGAVNEWSAIAAYNRLAALEGHPGLAELLSRIARQEAKHVAFYATQARKRLQDNPKAQKLTRFALRKFWGPVGSGVLPEEEVHHVMDHLFSGPDGRDEVRRIDGHIARLPGLEGLTIVEDSLRRRSIPA, encoded by the coding sequence ATGGCCTTTGACATCAAGCGCTACACACGTACGTCCGCCAGCGTGCAGTGGCAGGACCTCGACTTCGACGACTTCATCGACAACCCCCTCCCCGAACACACCCTCCGCAGCCTCGCCTACATGTGCGACGTCGAGTACCACACCGTGTGCTACCTCCGCGACATGCTGGTGACGCCGTCGCACAAGGACGACGACGTCGGCGCGTTCATGACCATGTGGAACCGCGAGGAGTTCTGGCACGGAGAGGCCCTGGCCGCCGTCCTGGAACGTCACGGCATCTCGGTCGACTTCGACGTGGTCAAGGCCAAGCGGATCAAACTCGGCCTGAAGGACCGGCTCGATCCGGTGAAGCAGTCCCTCCTCGGCAACATCGTCGGCAAGGACTTCATCACCGTGCACATGGCCTGGGGGGCGGTGAACGAGTGGTCCGCCATCGCGGCCTACAACCGACTGGCCGCTCTGGAGGGTCACCCCGGCCTCGCCGAACTGCTCAGCCGCATCGCCCGCCAGGAAGCCAAGCACGTCGCCTTCTACGCCACCCAGGCCCGCAAACGCCTCCAGGACAACCCCAAGGCCCAGAAGCTGACGCGGTTCGCCCTGCGCAAGTTCTGGGGCCCCGTCGGCTCCGGCGTCCTGCCGGAGGAGGAGGTCCACCACGTCATGGACCACCTCTTCAGCGGTCCCGACGGTCGCGACGAAGTCCGTAGGATCGACGGCCACATCGCCCGCCTCCCCGGACTCGAAGGCCTCACCATCGTCGAGGACTCCCTCCGCCGCCGATCCATCCCCGCCTAA
- a CDS encoding FAD-linked oxidase C-terminal domain-containing protein: MNVTRSSTPVRHSTWRFTSRWLAVVRFVIQRVLLKGLVWSLVTVRVETDPAVRALKGSPFVAVSNHSSHLDTPLILGALPRGVARYVTVGAAADYFFEVRWRKWLTALVFHTFPVDRLGGRTHSGLSKRLLRMGVPLVLYPEGGRSHTGRIGAFKPGAASLAIACDVPCLPIAIVGAHEAMPRGKNWPVRGKLPVTVVIGAPMHPRAGESAREFSERLADEVRRLYATSTHVAGRSGPDPQEGQMSDVKHMKWWGWGTEDVSFRHDNKPEFAPFVQKAIGLDLSTPAAAPPDFDEIDVPASRLDDTLRDTLTGIVGTEHLTDEPMSRVVHTYGKSIRDLLRVRAGVLPRTPDVVVYPGDEDEVQGVLDAAIAADAVLIPFGGGSNISGSLEPSPDEDRVIISLDLGRLNQVLTIDEDSGLARIQAGAQGPDLERALSERGWTLGHFPDSFTHSTLGGWIATRSSGMQSDKYGDIADIVRGMRLVRPGGVATVRPLPSASTGPSIREMILGSEGRLGVITEATVQVHRVPESRVLLGYFFPSWDAALAAMREISESDAAPSVTRVSDARETGFSLATRTKSGGVEAKASQALMRYLRGRGWNLDELCMSFIGYEGGPSHVKYQKRLVGQIVRKHGGINVGKGPGALYDRKKFDTPYIRDFLLDRGTAADVSETAAPWSKLTELYEATIKSAEQAYDDLGVSGWIMCHLSHSYHSGACLYFTFAFVHGDEPLKQYDHVKSAIQQSFVDHHGTLSHHHAVGVEHAPWLTQDLSPEGVGLMRGLFESADPNRNLNPDKIITG; this comes from the coding sequence ATGAACGTCACGCGGAGCTCGACGCCTGTGCGGCACAGCACCTGGCGATTCACCTCGCGGTGGCTGGCGGTGGTGCGTTTCGTGATCCAGCGGGTTCTGCTGAAGGGACTCGTCTGGTCGCTGGTCACGGTGCGAGTGGAGACGGACCCGGCGGTCCGGGCCCTCAAGGGCTCGCCGTTCGTCGCGGTCTCGAACCACTCCAGCCACCTGGACACGCCGCTGATCCTCGGCGCACTCCCGCGTGGGGTTGCCCGCTATGTGACGGTCGGGGCGGCTGCGGACTACTTTTTCGAGGTCAGGTGGCGGAAGTGGCTCACCGCGCTGGTGTTCCACACTTTCCCGGTCGACCGTCTGGGTGGACGCACACACTCGGGCCTGTCCAAGCGGCTCCTACGGATGGGCGTTCCCCTGGTGCTCTACCCGGAGGGCGGCCGGTCGCACACGGGCCGGATCGGCGCGTTCAAACCCGGGGCCGCGTCGTTGGCCATCGCGTGTGACGTCCCGTGTCTCCCCATCGCCATCGTCGGCGCGCACGAGGCCATGCCCCGCGGCAAGAACTGGCCGGTCCGTGGCAAGCTCCCCGTCACCGTGGTGATTGGCGCCCCGATGCACCCCCGCGCTGGGGAGTCGGCACGCGAGTTCTCCGAACGGCTGGCCGACGAGGTTCGACGGTTGTACGCCACTAGCACCCACGTAGCGGGCCGGTCCGGCCCAGACCCTCAGGAGGGGCAGATGTCCGACGTCAAGCACATGAAGTGGTGGGGCTGGGGTACGGAGGACGTGTCGTTCCGCCACGACAACAAGCCGGAGTTCGCGCCGTTCGTCCAGAAGGCGATCGGGTTGGACCTCAGTACCCCGGCGGCGGCTCCCCCCGACTTCGACGAGATCGACGTGCCGGCTTCGCGCCTCGACGACACGCTCCGGGACACCCTCACCGGCATCGTCGGCACGGAGCACCTCACCGACGAACCGATGAGTCGGGTCGTGCACACCTACGGCAAGAGCATCCGTGACCTGCTGCGGGTCCGCGCCGGGGTACTTCCCCGCACTCCGGACGTGGTGGTCTACCCGGGCGACGAGGACGAGGTGCAGGGGGTCCTCGACGCCGCGATCGCCGCGGACGCAGTTCTGATCCCCTTTGGTGGCGGCAGCAACATCTCCGGCAGTTTGGAGCCCTCCCCCGACGAGGACCGGGTGATCATCTCCCTGGACCTCGGGCGACTGAACCAGGTCCTCACCATCGACGAGGACTCCGGGCTGGCCCGGATCCAGGCCGGCGCCCAGGGGCCGGACCTGGAACGCGCCCTGAGCGAGCGCGGCTGGACCCTCGGCCACTTCCCGGACAGTTTCACCCACTCCACTCTCGGGGGTTGGATCGCCACCCGGTCCTCCGGCATGCAGTCCGACAAGTACGGCGACATCGCCGACATCGTCCGAGGCATGCGGCTGGTGCGCCCCGGCGGCGTCGCGACGGTGCGCCCGCTACCCAGCGCCTCCACCGGTCCCAGCATCCGGGAGATGATCCTCGGCAGCGAGGGGCGCCTCGGAGTGATCACCGAAGCCACCGTGCAGGTCCACCGGGTTCCCGAGTCCCGCGTGCTGCTCGGGTACTTCTTCCCCTCGTGGGACGCGGCCCTCGCCGCCATGCGGGAGATCTCCGAGAGCGACGCCGCGCCGTCGGTGACCCGTGTCTCCGACGCTCGCGAGACCGGGTTCTCCCTGGCCACCCGCACCAAGAGCGGCGGTGTGGAGGCAAAGGCCTCTCAGGCGTTGATGCGCTACCTGCGTGGCAGGGGATGGAACCTGGACGAACTGTGCATGTCCTTCATCGGCTACGAGGGCGGCCCGTCCCACGTGAAGTACCAGAAGCGCCTGGTCGGCCAGATCGTGCGCAAGCACGGCGGCATCAACGTCGGCAAGGGCCCGGGCGCCCTGTACGACCGCAAGAAGTTCGACACCCCCTACATCCGCGACTTCCTGCTCGACCGAGGCACCGCCGCGGACGTCTCCGAGACGGCGGCCCCTTGGTCGAAGCTGACTGAGCTCTACGAGGCGACGATCAAATCCGCCGAGCAGGCCTACGACGACCTGGGGGTGAGCGGGTGGATCATGTGCCACCTCTCCCACTCCTACCACTCGGGCGCCTGCCTGTATTTCACGTTCGCCTTCGTCCACGGCGACGAACCGCTGAAGCAGTACGACCACGTCAAGTCGGCGATCCAACAGTCCTTCGTGGACCATCACGGCACCCTGTCCCACCACCACGCCGTCGGTGTGGAACACGCCCCCTGGCTCACCCAGGACCTCTCCCCGGAGGGAGTCGGCCTGATGCGCGGCCTCTTCGAGAGCGCCGACCCGAACCGCAACCTCAACCCCGACAAGATCATCACCGGGTGA
- a CDS encoding TetR/AcrR family transcriptional regulator, with protein sequence MPRVTQEYRDQRRQQILSAARRCFIREGFHKTSMTDILTEAEVSAGALYGHFTSKNEIIAAVAEDVIGQLVDRLEPIAAQVPSPGIDQMIVQMINSLEEFAFGSEGIARLAPSVWAEALRDDELAAVTRSKYGEIHALFSGVIAEQKRAGATHGDVDEGEAARLLVSTLLGYLLQRLLVGHIDSADYAAGLRLATPPP encoded by the coding sequence ATGCCGCGGGTCACACAGGAATATCGCGATCAGCGTCGCCAGCAGATTCTGTCCGCCGCACGTCGATGCTTCATCCGTGAGGGGTTCCACAAGACCTCGATGACCGACATCCTCACCGAGGCGGAGGTGTCCGCTGGAGCGCTGTACGGGCACTTCACGAGCAAGAACGAGATCATCGCGGCGGTCGCGGAGGACGTGATCGGCCAGTTGGTGGATCGGCTCGAACCCATCGCCGCGCAGGTACCGTCCCCCGGCATCGACCAGATGATCGTTCAGATGATCAACTCGCTGGAGGAGTTCGCGTTCGGGAGTGAGGGGATCGCCCGGCTCGCCCCGTCGGTCTGGGCGGAGGCGCTGCGCGATGACGAGCTCGCCGCCGTGACCCGGAGCAAGTACGGCGAGATCCACGCCCTCTTCTCGGGGGTGATCGCCGAACAGAAGCGGGCCGGGGCCACCCACGGGGACGTCGACGAAGGCGAAGCCGCTCGACTGTTGGTGAGCACGCTCCTCGGGTATCTGCTGCAACGGCTCCTGGTCGGACACATCGACTCCGCCGACTACGCGGCGGGCCTGCGCCTGGCCACTCCCCCGCCCTGA
- a CDS encoding SDR family NAD(P)-dependent oxidoreductase, producing the protein MATALITGGTAGIGLVFARHLARQGYDLVLVARDRERLEETARDLGSTHGRSVEVLTADLSDLGDVERVAARIADVDSPIELLVNNAGFGIHAPLTGEDLTPHTRALDVMARSVLLLGGAAGRAMAARGGGMIINVSSTAGFMALGGYSAIKAWVTAYSESLSVELRGSGVRVTALCPGWVRTEFHERAGINTESIPAKLWIDADLVVATALRDVRRGAVVSIPSWRFRFLMWCVRHLPRRAVRAISAKISSRRSPAMRQESDHPA; encoded by the coding sequence TACTGGCGGGACGGCGGGGATCGGACTGGTCTTCGCGCGGCATCTCGCGCGGCAGGGGTACGACCTCGTTCTGGTGGCGCGGGATCGGGAGCGGCTCGAGGAGACCGCCCGGGATCTTGGGTCGACGCATGGGCGTTCGGTCGAGGTGTTGACGGCGGACCTGTCTGACCTCGGTGACGTGGAGCGGGTGGCCGCTCGGATCGCCGACGTCGACAGCCCGATCGAGTTGCTGGTCAACAACGCGGGGTTCGGGATCCACGCTCCGTTGACCGGTGAGGACCTCACGCCCCACACGCGGGCGCTGGACGTGATGGCACGGTCGGTCCTGCTGCTCGGGGGCGCGGCGGGGCGAGCGATGGCGGCGCGCGGCGGCGGCATGATCATCAACGTGTCGAGTACCGCCGGGTTCATGGCGTTGGGCGGGTACTCCGCGATCAAGGCCTGGGTCACCGCCTACAGCGAGAGTCTCTCCGTGGAGCTGCGCGGGTCCGGTGTAAGGGTGACCGCGTTGTGTCCCGGGTGGGTTCGCACGGAGTTCCATGAGCGCGCCGGAATCAACACCGAGTCCATCCCCGCCAAACTGTGGATCGACGCGGATCTGGTCGTCGCCACCGCGCTGCGGGACGTACGTCGGGGCGCCGTCGTGTCCATCCCCTCGTGGCGTTTCCGGTTCCTGATGTGGTGTGTTCGTCACCTTCCCCGTCGGGCCGTACGGGCGATCTCGGCCAAGATCTCCTCCCGTCGGTCGCCGGCGATGCGCCAGGAGTCCGACCACCCAGCCTGA